The Peribacillus simplex genome contains a region encoding:
- a CDS encoding M20/M25/M40 family metallo-hydrolase produces the protein MSQLLWGTPETLRALLCELVSWDSRTLTQGEQLFPYKVQEKLRELDYFKRNPAHLSLHEADLGRNFVNAFYKHPDSKETVVLISHFDTVHTEEYGDLETLAFQPEELTKKLHDRKDELPEEARIDLESGKYLFGRGTMDMKMGLALHMAIIEKASIEQWPINLLLLTVPDEEVNSAGMRAAVKELVTLRDKYGLSYKMFFNSEPSFSQKPGDNRHYIYSGTLGKIMPAALFYGKETHVGEPLKGMTANYIASFLTQLMEWNTLFLESDLGEETPLPVSLQQKDLKLQYSTQTPYRAAALYNVFIMKRSAAEIMDLFEQVANEAAMKCNESYKELCLREQIEGVGAVQVLRYEKLLSYAEGKFGGSFVEQIKSEVNADLDLDEREKSVRIAEKLMIQCQELSPAIVLLFAPPYYPAVNTSDDPLIMESVKLMKETASMLGEEVSQIHYFNGLCDLSYVQYNDESDGWTAFEKNTPVWGDTYSIPFADMQKLQAPVLNVGPFGKDAHQRTERLHIDSAFVHTPVMLEKLIKNMFKCLVEK, from the coding sequence ATGAGTCAATTACTATGGGGTACTCCAGAAACGCTCCGTGCTTTGTTATGTGAACTTGTTAGCTGGGATAGCCGTACTCTTACACAAGGAGAACAATTGTTTCCGTATAAAGTGCAAGAGAAATTGAGGGAGCTAGATTATTTTAAAAGGAATCCGGCGCACTTATCGCTTCACGAGGCTGATTTAGGGAGGAACTTTGTCAATGCCTTTTATAAACATCCCGATAGCAAGGAGACCGTTGTATTAATTAGCCATTTTGATACGGTTCATACTGAAGAATACGGTGATCTTGAGACACTTGCATTTCAACCAGAGGAGCTCACGAAAAAACTTCATGACAGGAAAGATGAACTACCGGAAGAAGCGCGCATTGATCTTGAATCTGGAAAGTACTTGTTTGGCAGAGGAACGATGGATATGAAAATGGGTCTTGCCCTTCATATGGCTATCATCGAAAAGGCAAGCATCGAACAATGGCCGATCAATCTCCTGCTGTTAACGGTTCCTGATGAAGAAGTTAATTCTGCGGGAATGAGGGCTGCAGTTAAAGAACTTGTGACTTTACGTGATAAATATGGCCTTTCCTATAAAATGTTTTTTAATAGTGAACCGTCCTTTTCACAGAAACCGGGCGATAATAGACATTATATTTATTCCGGAACTTTGGGGAAAATCATGCCCGCTGCCCTTTTTTATGGGAAAGAAACTCATGTAGGTGAGCCATTAAAGGGTATGACGGCTAACTATATAGCCTCGTTCCTCACGCAGCTCATGGAGTGGAACACTCTTTTTCTGGAAAGTGATCTTGGTGAGGAGACACCATTACCGGTATCGCTTCAGCAAAAAGATCTAAAACTACAATATTCAACTCAGACACCTTATCGGGCAGCCGCGCTTTATAATGTGTTCATAATGAAAAGGTCAGCTGCAGAAATAATGGACCTATTCGAGCAGGTTGCAAACGAAGCAGCGATGAAATGCAATGAATCTTATAAAGAGCTTTGTCTGCGTGAACAAATTGAAGGTGTAGGTGCAGTACAAGTATTGCGCTACGAAAAGTTACTTTCATATGCCGAGGGCAAATTTGGCGGGAGTTTTGTCGAGCAAATAAAGAGTGAAGTAAATGCGGATTTGGATTTGGATGAGCGGGAAAAATCAGTGCGGATAGCTGAAAAATTGATGATACAATGTCAGGAGCTTTCACCCGCCATTGTCTTGCTGTTCGCACCGCCATATTATCCAGCCGTCAATACGTCCGATGATCCGCTTATCATGGAATCTGTGAAATTAATGAAGGAAACTGCCAGCATGCTTGGTGAAGAAGTCAGCCAAATTCATTATTTTAATGGCCTTTGCGATTTAAGCTATGTTCAATATAATGATGAGTCTGATGGCTGGACCGCTTTTGAAAAAAATACACCAGTCTGGGGCGATACTTACAGCATTCCTTTCGCGGATATGCAAAAACTTCAGGCACCCGTACTTAATGTGGGTCCTTTCGGCAAGGATGCACACCAGCGTACAGAGCGCCTTCACATCGATAGCGCCTTCGTCCATACGCCCGTCATGTTGGAGAAGTTAATTAAGAATATGTTTAAGTGTTTGGTTGAGAAGTGA